From Panthera tigris isolate Pti1 chromosome D3, P.tigris_Pti1_mat1.1, whole genome shotgun sequence, one genomic window encodes:
- the SUSD2 gene encoding sushi domain-containing protein 2 produces the protein MKLPLLLWALLLLLLATVPGPGPGPAAGAKGTCSHRCGDRDGLCSCHATCSGLNTCCSDFRDFCLEISPYSGSMMGGKDFVVQHLNWFNPTDGVICRFKESIQTLGHVDSSGHVHCVSPLLYETGRIPFTLSMDNGRSFPRSGTWLAVHPSKVSETEKSQLVNETQWQYYGTADTTGNLTLTWQASALPTETVTIELWGYEETGKPYSGEWTAKWSYLYPLVTNIPNSGFFNFTPKPAPQKYQRWEVGALRIINSKYYAGEKDVHALWSNEHALAWHLGDDFQEDPVAWARAQCLAWEELEDQLPNFLEELPDCPCTLAQAQADSGRFHTDYGCDIERGSVCTYHPGAVHCVRSVQASPRYASGQQCCYTAAGTQLLTADSTGGSTPDRGHDWGAPPFRTPPRVPGLSHWLYDVISFYHCCLWAPDCSRYMRRRPSSDCRSYRPPRLASAFGDPHFITFDGANFTFNGRGEYVLLEATLTNLRVQGRAEPGTTPEGTQDRGTGLTAVAVQEGNSDVVEVRLAGGAGVLQVLLNQEVLSFTEQSWMDLNGMFLSAAAGDSVSIMLSSGAGLEVSVQGPFLSVAVLLPEKFLTHTRGLLGTLNDDPTDDFTLRSGKVLPLSSSSRELFRFGADWAVENASSLLTYDSWFLVNNFLYQPKHDHTFQPLFPEETTPNPSQATEAAELCGDNHFCRFDVMATGSLSVGNATRMAHQWHQHRVQSLKPVRSCGWLAPPPNGLKEGISYLMGSTVHFHCNSGYSLVGAEASTCQADGTWSRPTPVCQPGRSYAVLLSIIFGGLAVVALVALVYVLLRRRKSNMASWGSQP, from the exons ATGAAgctgcccctcctgctctgggccctgctgctgctgctgctggcgaCGGTCCCAGGCCCAGGCCCCGGGCCTGCAGCAG gtGCCAAGGGGACCTGCTCCCACCGCTGTGGAGACCGGGATGGGCTCTGCTCCTGCCACGCGACCTGCTCCGGCCTGAACACCTGCTGCTCGGACTTTCGGGACTTCTGCCTGGAAATCTCGCCCTACTCAGGCTCTATGATGGGTGGCAAGGACTTTGTAGTGCAGCACCTCAACTGGTTTAACCCCACTGATGGTGTGATCTGCAG GTTTAAAGAGAGCATCCAGACCCTCGGGCACGTGGACTCCTCTGGACATGTGCACTGTGTGTCACCCTTGCTGTATGAGACGGGCCGTATCCCCTTCACACTCTCGATGGACAATGGTCGCTCCTTCCCGCGttcgggcacctggctggccg tgCACCCCAGCAAAGTGTCGGAGACAGAGAAGAGCCAGCTGGTGAATGAGACGCAATGGCAATACTATGGCACTGCCGACACCACAGGAAACCTCACCCTGACCTGGCAAGCCTCGGCTCTGCCCACGGAGACTGTCACCATCGAGCTGTGGGGTTATGAGGAGACAG GGAAGCCATATTCAGGGGAGTGGACAGCAAAGTGGTCATACCTGTACCCTTTGGTCACAAACATCCCCAACTCCGGCTTCTTCAACTTCACTCCAAAACCCGCACCTCAAAAATACCAGAGATGGGAAGTGGGTGCACTTCGGATCATCAACAGCAAATACTACGCGGGGGAGAA GGATGTGCACGCACTCTGGAGCAACGAGCACGCACTGGCCTGGCACCTGGGTGACGACTTCCAGGAGGACCCTGTGGCCTGGGCCCGCGCCCAGTGCCTGGCCTGGGAAGAGCTGGAGGACCAACTGCCCAACTTCCTGGAGGAGCTGCCTGACTGCCCCTGCACGCTGGCTCAGGCCCAGGCTGACTCTGGCCGCTTCCAT ACAGACTACGGCTGTGACATTGAGCGTGGCAGCGTGTGTACCTACCATCCGGGTGCCGTGCACTGCGTGCGCTCCGTGCAAGCCAG cccccggtaCGCCTCTGGCCAGCAGTGCTGCTACACGGCGGCAGGCACACAGCTCCTGACGGCTGACTCAACTGGTGGCAGCACCCCGGACCGTGGCCACGACTGGGGCGCGCCCCCATTCCGCACACCACCCCGTGTGCCTGGTCTCTCCCATTGGCTCTACGATGTCATCAGCTTCTACCACTGCTGTCTCTGGGCACCCGACTGCTCCCGATACATGCGGCGACGGCCCTCCAGTGACTGTCGAAGCTACCGGCCACCGCGCCTAG cctctgccttcGGGGACCCACACTTCATCACTTTCGATGGTGCCAACTTCACGTTCAATGGGCGTGGCGAGTACGTGCTGCTGGAGGCGACGCTGACCAACCTAAGGGTGCAGGGGCGGGCCGAGCCCGGGACAACGCCTGAGG GCACGCAGGACCGAGGCACAGGGCTGACGGCCGTGGCTGTCCAGGAGGGCAACTCGGACGTGGTAGAGGTCCGGCTGGCTGGCGGGGCAGGGGTCCTACAAGTGCTGCTGAACCAGGAGGTGCTCAGCTTCACCGAGCAGAGCTGGATGGACCTGAATG GTATGTTCCTGTCGGCAGCTGCTGGGGACAGCGTATCCATCATGCTGTCATCGGGGGCTGGCCTGGAGGTCAGTGTCCAGGGTCCATTCCTGAGTGTGGCTGTCCTCCTGCCCGAGAAGTTCCTCACCCACACACGAGGCCTCCTCGGCACACTCAATGATGACCCCACGGATGACTTCACCCTGCGCAGCGGGAAGGTCTTGCCCCTCAGCTCCAGTTCCCGAGAGCTGTTCCGCTTTGGGGCTGACT GGGCCGTGGAGAacgcctcctccctgctcacctaTGACTCCTGGTTCCTGGTTAACAACTTCCTGTACCAGCCCAAGCATGACCACACCTTTCAGCCCCTGTTCCCCGAGGagaccacccccaaccccagccagGCAACTGAGGCTGCTGAATTGTGTGGGGACAACCATTTCTGCAGATTTGATGTAATGGCCACTGGGAGCCTGAGTGTGGGCAATGCCACACGGATGGCCCATCAGTGGCACCAGCATCGTGTgcaaagcctgaagcctg TGAGATCCTGTGGCTGGCTAGCTCCGCCCCCCAACGGGCTCAAGGAAGGTATCAGCTACCTGATGGGCTCCACTGTCCACTTCCACTGCAATAGCGGCTACAGCCTGGTTGGGGCAGAGGCCAGCACCTGCCAAGCTGATGGCACCTGGTCCAGGCCCACCCCAGTGTGCCAGCCAG GACGGAGCTACGCGGTGCTGCTGAGCATCATCTTTGGAGGCCTGGCAGTGGTGGCTCTGGTTGCACTCGTCTACGTGCTGCTGCGCCGCAGGAAGAGCAACAT GGCCAGCTGGGGTTCACAGCCCTGA